A stretch of Lagopus muta isolate bLagMut1 chromosome 9, bLagMut1 primary, whole genome shotgun sequence DNA encodes these proteins:
- the RNF7 gene encoding RING-box protein 2 isoform X1 yields the protein MADVEDGDEPGAPHSHPGSSASKAGGPDKMFSLKKWNAVAMWSWDVECDTCAICRVQVMDACLRCQAENKQEDCVVVWGECNHSFHNCCMSLWVKQNNRCPLCQQDWVVQRIGK from the exons ATGGCCGACGTGGAGGACGGGGACGAGCCGGGCGCCCCCCACTCGCACCCGGGCTCCTCGGCCTCCAAGGCGGGAGGCCCCGACAAGATGTTCTCGCTGAAGAAGTGGAACGCGGTGGCCATGTGGAGCTGGGATGTGGAGTGCGACACCTGCGCCATTTGCCGGGTGCAGGTCATGG ATGCCTGCCTTAGATGtcaagctgaaaacaaacaagaagattGTGTTG tggTTTGGGGAGAATGCAATCATTCCTTCCACAATTGCTGCATGTCGTTGTGGGTGAAACAGAATAATCGTTGTCCCCTCTGCCAGCAGGACTGGGTAGTCCAGAGAATAGGCAAATGA
- the RNF7 gene encoding RING-box protein 2 isoform X2, giving the protein MADVEDGDEPGAPHSHPGSSASKAGGPDKMFSLKKWNAVAMWSWDVECDTCAICRVQMPALDVKLKTNKKIVLWFGENAIIPSTIAACRCG; this is encoded by the exons ATGGCCGACGTGGAGGACGGGGACGAGCCGGGCGCCCCCCACTCGCACCCGGGCTCCTCGGCCTCCAAGGCGGGAGGCCCCGACAAGATGTTCTCGCTGAAGAAGTGGAACGCGGTGGCCATGTGGAGCTGGGATGTGGAGTGCGACACCTGCGCCATTTGCCGGGTGCAG ATGCCTGCCTTAGATGtcaagctgaaaacaaacaagaagattGTGTTG tggTTTGGGGAGAATGCAATCATTCCTTCCACAATTGCTGCATGTCGTTGTGGGTGA